The genome window ATTCCCAACTGGTGACCTAGGCGGTAAAGCAGCTGGTCATCGAAGGAACTCGCCGTCAGGGCTGACGACGGGAAACAGACCGCGTCAACGGAGTTATTAACGTCCGTCGGGGCTACGTCAATGTCCTGTTTCCGTAAGCCAGACGGCCCGTCCGACATCATCATTCGGTTAATCCCCGGCACCTTGGCGGTAAACCAGAAGTCCTTACCGGAAACCAGGGCCGCCCGTTCCTCTAAAGTCAGTCCCTGGACAAACTGCAAATCAACTTTTACCATTCCTGTCACCGATCCTTTCTGTTTCCTCTACCTAAATATCTTGCGGAGCTAACCACTTCTTGTCAACTACCCGCTGGAGAGCCCAGCAGTCCCACCCGTACCAGGCTGGTTCGTTGATGGTGTCGATATTTAGCTTATAGGTCCAGTAGATGTAGCCAATCCCCTGGTTCCAGGCGTCTACCTGGGTCTTCCAAAGGGTTTGGTAGGCATGTTGCAATTCTTCCTTGCTCAAGTGCGTAGCCCCGGCAAATTCCTGTTGGGTTGGGTTAATCCCGCCGTTCGTATCGACCCCAGCGGTATAGGAATTAAACAGTGACCATTCACCGGTCACAACTGGCACAACCTTATTCACCGCGGCAATCTTCTTGCCAAAGTCCGTCATCGTTTTTTCGTAAGCCGTCAGCGAAAGATCGTGGTTTTTCATTTCCGCCATCATCAGGTACTGGTGGGTGTCCAAAACGACGTTCTCAAAATCATTTTGCTTGAAAAAGTCTTCCCACTTGTCAATGTCAAAGCCGTCGTGGAACATAATCACCTTGTCAGCCGGCAGGAGTGGCCGCAATAAGTCATAGCAATCCTGGTAGTACTGGTACAGGAAGTCAAAGGTAATTGGTGCACTGCCAGCTGCCTTTGCCGGGTCCCGCGGTGGAAAGCGCCGTTGCATATCACTAAACATCGCCGCCGTTGCGGGCTCATTGAGGACTTCAATTCCATAAAGGCCCAGCCGCTTGCCGTAGCGTTCCGCAAGCCGCTTGACAACGCTTTTTTCAAACTCAACCTCGGCCGGCTCACTCGCCCACTTGCAGACCCCGGAAATTCCACCGTTGTCAAAGCCATTTTGGCTATCTGGCGCGGTGTGCAAATCCAGCAGAATCTTAATTCCGTATGCTTCTGCCCAGTTAAAGGCGCGGTCGACCTCGGCAATTGCCCCGATAAACGGTGCCCGGTCGCCAAAAACAAAGTACGGAACCGGTAGGCGGACCAGGTTAAAGCCAAGACTGGCAATCCGTAAAAAGTCTTCTTCTGTAATGAAGTTCGCCCGGTGCTGGCTGATTCGGGCCTGGTAAACGTCCGCGGGCAGGTCCTGGGCCAGGTAATACTCGTCATCGGCTGCCGTTCCATCAAATAGGTGCGGTGACATCCACTTTTCCAGGACGAGCCACCCGCCTAAGTTAACTCCTTTAATCTTTTCGTCCATTTTCTGTTCACCCCGATTACTTAGTGCAACGAATCATCTGAATAAATACACAGGCAATAATGGCAAAGGCAATCGCTACTGGGAAGACCAGTTGGTAACCGGCTGCAGCCACCAGCGCGCTGGTTACGATTGGTCCAGCTGTCTGGCCCAAAGTCGTCGCCACGTTAATAATCCCGAGGTCTTTTCCGGCTTCCTTCTTTGATGGCAGGACGTCCACGTTGAGCGCCTGGTCGACGGCACCGTAAACGGCGTAGCCTAACCCGGCAAATCCGGCGAACAGCATCATCGAACTTGGTGACTTCATGACCCATGGCAAGAAGTAACCAAGGGCCAGCAGGAAGGACGCAACGATTACCGGCACTTTCCGCCGACCAATCTTATCGGAAATGGCACCGGAAGCCAATGAACCAACCAGGCCCACAATCATTGTAATCACTGACATTACCGAAATTGTTGCCGCAGCGGCTTTCTTTCCTTGGCCAATGTACATTTCCAAAATATAGAGCTGGTAGTTCAAAATCATGTAGTAGCTAAAGATCAACAGGGTCCGGCCAACGAAAGCTAGCCAGAAGTCCCGGGCACCCTTCATCGGCGGCCGGAACGAGAGCATGAATTCCTTCAAACCGCCCTTGACCGGCGCCATGTCCTTAGATGACTGTTCACTCGGCCAAACGATTACCGTGGCAAGGCCGGCAATTCCCATCAAGACTCCCGCAGAAATAAAGCCGGGGATCTGAATAGTGATAAAGTAGGCACCGACCAGCGTACCGATGGACGTCCCCACGGTCGTTCCCGCGGAGTAAAAGGCCGACATCGTTGCCCGCAGGTCATCTGGAACCCGGTCAGACAGGGTTGCAATCACCGGTGCGATAATCGCGTTCAGGCCGAACATACAAATGCAATACATCAGCCCCATCAGCCAAACATTGTCAAATACCCCCGTCAAAAACAGGGTTACACCACCAACGATTCCCCCGCCAACAATCCAGGGTGTCCGGCGACCATACCGGGACCGGGTCCGGTCGGAAAGGTTACCAAAAAGCAGGTTTGAAACCAGCGACGCAATCGCAGTAACCGCATTGATAATTCCAAAGATCGTCGTAGCCTGAGCACCACCGACAACATCCTTCAGGTGCTGTGGCAGCAGGACTGCCGAAACAATCCCCAAACCACTCATCCACAGTAATGAACAAACAAAGAATGATAGTGAGAAGCGGACGCGATCAGCTTTAGAAATGTCCGCTTGTGCTTTTTGATGTGCGTTTTGCATAATCTTCCTCCTATTAAGCGCTTTCAATTTCATTCAAAAAAATTTATTGTTCTTCAATGATTTTGACCGCCCACGGCTGGAGCGTCATTTGTTCACCCGCTGCCACGGTCTTCCCGCCGAGCAGTTCCGTGCCCTTTACTGGTACGGTCACCTGCTCCTCAGCAGCGGAATAGTTAAAGATAAAGTCAATTTGCCGTTGTTCTTCGTTGATGCCAGATTTAACAATTACCGGGAAATGAGCATCGTAGTTCGGTACGAGTCCTACCTGTTGGCAAACGTGTTCGACCAGTTTAGCAATGACAGCCGGGTTGGCCCAGCAGCCGAGGTACCAGGTCATCCCCTGACCATACTGGTTTTCCGTAATGGCGGCATATTCCTTCCAATGGTTGTCATAGCCAGCAAGGACCTTCGCCCCATCAGAAATCAGCAGTTCAGCCCACTGGTCAATCGTCGGGTCAACGTCTTGAAAGATTCCAGAACGGTCCGCAAGCTGCTCGCCATTCGGGTCAACAAACATTTCGTAGTGGGCACCGATGGCCTCGCTGATAATCCCCGGCTGCTGGCAGGTGCGGACCTTGACGTGCTCATCCGTCACCCCGTCCTTGAAGGTGTACAGCACGTGTCCCCCCTGGCGAACGTAATCGTTCAGCCGCTCTAAGAACTGGTCATCGGTGACGTACAACATTGGCACGACGACCAGGTCGTACTTAGGCAGGTCGATAGTCGCCGGATTCAGGATATCCGTCCGAATGTTTTGCCGGTAAAAGGCGTCGTACAATCGCCGGAAGACGTCATTGTACTTATCCTTGCCAATCCCAAACTCCATCCAGTTGCCGCTCGTTGCTGTCAGACTCTCGTTGTCGACCACAAAGGCTACCCGGGAGTTGATTTTGAGGTTCACCAGCTTGGGTGACAGGCGTTGGAAGTCGCGACCGACCTTCTTGGCCTCGTTGTAGACCGGATTTGGTGCAAAGTCATGACTCAGCAAGCCCTTCCAGTAAGTTTCAAAGGAATTATGAATGGAGTGCCAGTGCCAATATTCAACCATGTTAGCTCCGCTCGCCACGTGACTAAAGGCGAGTTGGTAGAGCTGGCCCGGGTAGGGCGTCCAGGTCTTAAAAGCCTGGGCCTGGGTTTCCAGTACTAGGTAGTTTTGCATTTTAATGCTCCGGGCTTCATCCCCAGCAAACGATAATTCTGCCCCCGTCAGCTGCCGTTGGGACGGGTGGTAAACATCAATCCCAATCACGTCTAAGCAGTTTGCTGCCGCGAAGTGGTTGACGTCCGGCTGGATACCAAAGGAGTAGCCCCGCCATTCAAAGTCAAAGTTATGGGTAATGAATTGTCCCTCATGCTTATACTCATTGACGATCCGGGCCTGCCAGGCAAGGTAGTCGGTCACCAGCTGCCGTTGGTACTTAGCAAACTCACCGGCCAGACTGCCATTGATTGTCCCGTTCACCGACGGAAAGTCCTCCCAGGCGTTAATCCGGTTCGACCAGTAGTCAAGACCAAAGTCGTGGTTAAACTGCTCTAAGTCGCCATCATACTTTTTCTTGATGGCCTCCACAAAGCCCCGTTGAACATTCTTGCTAGAAGTTCCGTAATGCTTCGTTTCGTTATCGATCTGGTATCCAATCACGTTGTCATACTTGGCCGTCACCGCCAGCATGTGCCGAATCACCCGCTCAGCATAGTAGCGGTACACCGGACTGGTGATGTCCATGATCTGGCGGGCGCCGTAGGGCTTTCGCTGGCCATTATTTTCCACCAGGACCTCGGGGTACTTTTTAGCTAGCCAGGTTGGAAAGGCATAGGTGGGGGTTCCCACAATCACGTTCATCCCTGCCGCCTTCATTTTGTCCAAAACATAGGTGAGCTTAGTAAAGTCAAACAAGCCGTCCTGGGGTTCATAGGTACTCCAGGTACTTTCACCGATTCGGACGACATTGATTCCCGCATCCTGCATCATTGAAATATCCTTGTCGATCCGGTCATAGGGCAGGTACTCAAAGTAGTAAGCCACCCCATACAAAAGCTGTTTCATCTTAAGTAGTCCTTTCTGTCTGTCCGTTTTGAAATCGATTTCATTTGCGACGCTTTTATTATCATGTTAATGTAAGCATATTCACAGCGTCTTATTTAGGCAAAATTGTCCCTTTTCGAGGTAATGATTAATGGAACCGTATCATTCGCAAACACTGAAAAACGCCCTGCGCCTCCCCGCTCTCAGCTGGCGGCTAACCTTCTTTGGCGGCCACTCCCAGCAGGTAAAGGCGGGTTGGCATATCGGAACCGAGCGTCACCTGGCCTTTGAACTGATTCAGATTCTCGCCGGGTCCGAACGGGTTCACCTGGCCCAGGACGCCTTTGTCCTAACTACCGGGGATATCCTCATCATTCCCCCAAACCTTGACCATGATATCACCTGTCTCCAAGATATGTCTTACTTCAATTTTCACTTTGGCCTCGACGACCAGGAACTCAGCACCCGGTTGATTGAACGCGGGTTGATTTACTATCCCCGCTCCACCCAGCAAAATAAGGAGCTGGTGCCCAGCTTGACGGAACTCTGGCGGCTGATCCGCCCCGATATGCAGTACGACTTTGACACGAAGCTCAAGGTGCAAAAGTTCTTCACCGACTTTTTAATCACCCTCAACCAGCAAACCACGATTCGGGAACAGGCAACGAGTCTGACCAAGCTCAAATACGCCGGAATGATTGCCAGTGGTCTCCAGCAACAGCTGAAAAAGCAAATCTTTGACTTCAACCACCACGGTATTGACCCCCGGCTGACTGCCGCTTTAACCGTTAAAAAGGTTATTTCAGAAGCGCAGATCAGCCTCAGTTATGGTTCGGAGGTTTTCAAAGACGTTTACGGCGTCTCACCCCGTGCCTACCTTTCCGAACTAAAGCTCGTGGAAGCTAAGCACCTCCTACTGATTCCTGATTACAGCATTTTGGCAATCAGTACTGCGCTCGGCTACAACGAACAGTCGCACTTTGCCAGGCAGTTTAAGCGCTGGACTGGGATGACGCCCAACCAGTACCGCAATAATCGTTAATCCCGGTTGTGAACGCTGTAATAGGCGAATTTCCCGGCAGACTGGTGCTGGTAAGCGTCGACCGCGCCGATAAAGTTAAACAGCCCCGTAAAGCCGCCAATTTCTCCGGGCTCGCCATTGACCCCCTCATCGGAAAGGTAGGCCAAATCGTAGCGACCGCCTAACTGCTGCCATTCATCCTGGGAAGTAAAGCGGTAAGCGACTACCACTTGGCCCTCGTCATAACGGAGCCGCACCTCCACGCTCTCGTCAGGGACCGGAACCTCGTCAAGGTAATCGTCAATCCGCTGGCCCTGCTTAGCCTGGAGGACACGCAAGACCGTTTCCCGTTCATTATCTGC of Limosilactobacillus oris contains these proteins:
- a CDS encoding glycoside hydrolase family 5 protein, encoding MDEKIKGVNLGGWLVLEKWMSPHLFDGTAADDEYYLAQDLPADVYQARISQHRANFITEEDFLRIASLGFNLVRLPVPYFVFGDRAPFIGAIAEVDRAFNWAEAYGIKILLDLHTAPDSQNGFDNGGISGVCKWASEPAEVEFEKSVVKRLAERYGKRLGLYGIEVLNEPATAAMFSDMQRRFPPRDPAKAAGSAPITFDFLYQYYQDCYDLLRPLLPADKVIMFHDGFDIDKWEDFFKQNDFENVVLDTHQYLMMAEMKNHDLSLTAYEKTMTDFGKKIAAVNKVVPVVTGEWSLFNSYTAGVDTNGGINPTQQEFAGATHLSKEELQHAYQTLWKTQVDAWNQGIGYIYWTYKLNIDTINEPAWYGWDCWALQRVVDKKWLAPQDI
- a CDS encoding beta-galactosidase, with product MKQLLYGVAYYFEYLPYDRIDKDISMMQDAGINVVRIGESTWSTYEPQDGLFDFTKLTYVLDKMKAAGMNVIVGTPTYAFPTWLAKKYPEVLVENNGQRKPYGARQIMDITSPVYRYYAERVIRHMLAVTAKYDNVIGYQIDNETKHYGTSSKNVQRGFVEAIKKKYDGDLEQFNHDFGLDYWSNRINAWEDFPSVNGTINGSLAGEFAKYQRQLVTDYLAWQARIVNEYKHEGQFITHNFDFEWRGYSFGIQPDVNHFAAANCLDVIGIDVYHPSQRQLTGAELSFAGDEARSIKMQNYLVLETQAQAFKTWTPYPGQLYQLAFSHVASGANMVEYWHWHSIHNSFETYWKGLLSHDFAPNPVYNEAKKVGRDFQRLSPKLVNLKINSRVAFVVDNESLTATSGNWMEFGIGKDKYNDVFRRLYDAFYRQNIRTDILNPATIDLPKYDLVVVPMLYVTDDQFLERLNDYVRQGGHVLYTFKDGVTDEHVKVRTCQQPGIISEAIGAHYEMFVDPNGEQLADRSGIFQDVDPTIDQWAELLISDGAKVLAGYDNHWKEYAAITENQYGQGMTWYLGCWANPAVIAKLVEHVCQQVGLVPNYDAHFPVIVKSGINEEQRQIDFIFNYSAAEEQVTVPVKGTELLGGKTVAAGEQMTLQPWAVKIIEEQ
- a CDS encoding MFS transporter: MQNAHQKAQADISKADRVRFSLSFFVCSLLWMSGLGIVSAVLLPQHLKDVVGGAQATTIFGIINAVTAIASLVSNLLFGNLSDRTRSRYGRRTPWIVGGGIVGGVTLFLTGVFDNVWLMGLMYCICMFGLNAIIAPVIATLSDRVPDDLRATMSAFYSAGTTVGTSIGTLVGAYFITIQIPGFISAGVLMGIAGLATVIVWPSEQSSKDMAPVKGGLKEFMLSFRPPMKGARDFWLAFVGRTLLIFSYYMILNYQLYILEMYIGQGKKAAAATISVMSVITMIVGLVGSLASGAISDKIGRRKVPVIVASFLLALGYFLPWVMKSPSSMMLFAGFAGLGYAVYGAVDQALNVDVLPSKKEAGKDLGIINVATTLGQTAGPIVTSALVAAAGYQLVFPVAIAFAIIACVFIQMIRCTK
- a CDS encoding helix-turn-helix domain-containing protein, giving the protein MEPYHSQTLKNALRLPALSWRLTFFGGHSQQVKAGWHIGTERHLAFELIQILAGSERVHLAQDAFVLTTGDILIIPPNLDHDITCLQDMSYFNFHFGLDDQELSTRLIERGLIYYPRSTQQNKELVPSLTELWRLIRPDMQYDFDTKLKVQKFFTDFLITLNQQTTIREQATSLTKLKYAGMIASGLQQQLKKQIFDFNHHGIDPRLTAALTVKKVISEAQISLSYGSEVFKDVYGVSPRAYLSELKLVEAKHLLLIPDYSILAISTALGYNEQSHFARQFKRWTGMTPNQYRNNR